The DNA segment TAACACTGTCCAGAGAATATTATATCATATAATAATCTAACAATTTAACCTTCCCCTCTCTCGTGTAAAGCATTgctgaaatatgcattttatatgtATATTCTCCAACTTGTGGATTTTTTTGTGTCTTTTACGTTAACATTTTCACAAGTCTTGTAGCTTAGATAACAGCACCATATTTATGGCAGTATAGCCAAGAATATTTAGATTATTACTGAAGAAATAAAAGAGTCTTTCATTGCATCTAGATTTTAATAGAATAATAGTTGAATAAATGCAAGTATCAGGGCAAAGTTAGAAAGCAGTTTAAAGTATACTATAAAAGAAGTTCTGTAGCTGCTTTTAAGATGAATAAAAGATTCAGGATGTGCAGATTTGCAAACACAAGGCCACATTATGATGATATAACTGAAACAGGACAAGAACACTTGGGTGATTAGAGCAGTATAGTTTCTCAGATTGCAAATAACAAATTCCAGAAGGAATAGAACATAAGTATAATTATTTTGTGGTCTGGCATTACGGATGGGGTAGAAATctggtttggtttgcatttgaATGTGAACCGACCTAATTTgtatttcctgaaacaatatgcaatgaCACAGCTATCCTTCACTTCCTATCCACTTACTTCTCCAAAtgtttcaatgcagttctccaactcgaaaatatgtttaaaatgtgtatatCCAGGGAAGGTGTACCCCAAAATGTATACattttattagtgaaaatagcatacaaaatgcattatattaggtgaaattgcttgcaaaaatgtgtatattagaaaaaGCGTTTACACCACATTTGGGCAAATGCATACAAATTTTTGTAACagtgttttttcccttttttaatgcaaactgatgcagaatttTGGTGgtctgaatttaagatgggaagaatgagaaactgacagatttctCCATCACTATCCGGAatgtcaatttttttttaaagaatagcaAACtaatgaaacttttgaaaagtgTTATACAGACCAGGAAACTGTGTAGCATGGTATAATTCAAAGGATGTTCACCAAACCCGAAGCAGTGGAAACGTCTGGGTTCTTTCACTGCTTCTTACATGGCCAACTCCATGGCTAAATGTAGAATGTGTCTCCAGATCATTGAGAATCACACAAGGGCTATGGGGCACACTCTTGCTGGCTTTCCTTGGGCTGCTAAAAAGAGCGAGCAATCCCTAAGTCAAGAGCCAAGTAAAAGGAAGTGAGGCATTCAGAAGAAATTTACCTCACATTCCATTACCTAATTCAGTTTCACATTCATACCAGACATTTAGAGCACAAggcttcccaaagaatcctggtaactgtagtttacccctcacagagcagcAATTCTCAACACTCTTCACAAAACTATAGGTCCCAAGAATCTTTGGGGAatagtcatgtgctttaaacatatgttgtggatgtgaccaaagttgctgcttttaaaaattgtatttccCCCTAACTCAAGTGCTATTTGAACAAATGGCTGATATGTTCAGATTCTATTTTCCGACAACTAAAAAGAAATTCCAAATTTTGGAAGGCGAgtttacatctttaaaaaaagagaacgcTTGCATTCAGCACATTTTATACCAAAGAGAAGCACTAAAAAATTAAGGCATTTATAGTTTGTTTGATAGTTTTTATAACACTTTTGAAATGGGTGTCATTTCACTTAATTATAAAACACAAAAGCATGCAAGAAATTAGATTGCAATTGCCATAACAGAGATTACAGTCTGTTATCTTGGAAAAACAAAGCTTCATCTTTTAGTTTAAACTTCAGATTTGGATCAGGTGTGATCTGGTCAGAAATAGTGGCATCATCTGTGTCAAATTCGATGCCTGACCCATATTCTTCTTCAATTTCATTTCCTGATCCATACTCATCTCCAGAAACTAGAAAGTGTTCAGGGTGGTCTTGAAATTTCTTCATTCTGAAAAatagccaaataataataataataaagttattcTAAACCTTGGATATAACTTTGAAATCCTCATTCTTCAAATTAAGCTTGGGAATGAACTGAACCAATTTAATGATGTTGAAATGAAGGATAGGACAGGGCCGGCCCAAGCCattctggcacctgaggcaaagcaCAAAATGATGTGCTCCCTCCCCAGTAGGAAAGAagtggtgagtgaagatctacatcggcAACAAGgggagaataaagatctacatctggATCTGTTGCCCCAGCGCATCCTGCCATTTGAGGCAGTCATCTGGCctagcctcatgggtgggccaaccCTGAGATTGGACCATTTACATCAGAAATATATGCTGTGTATCTAGGGATGAGTGCCCTTTTACAGCCAGACATCAGGGAGAGTCTGATGAGAGTCGTATTCTTCCAAGAAACTGAGAGGTGGACTCCAGGTGTTGTCGATTCTGATAGAAAGGTTGAGTAAATGTGAAAATGGAATTGATGAAACATAGACTTCGGAGGATTTGAGCTAAAATCTTAAGGGCAGAGCCCAAGCAACTTGGCAGAGTTGCTGTAATAAATGAGAGGCATGGTTGCTTCATTGTTTACATATACAGCCccgccaagggacgcgggtggcgctgtgggttaaaccacagagcctagggcttgccgatcagaaggttggtggttcaaatccccgtgacggggtgagctcccattgctcggtccctgctcctgccaacctagcagttcaaaagcacgtcaaagtgcaagtagataaataggtaccgttctggtgggaaggtaaacggcgtttccgtgcactgctctggttcgccagaagtggcttagtcacgctggccacatgacccagaagctgtatgcctgctccctcggccaataaagcgagatgagtgccgcaaccccagagtcggccatgactagacctaatggtcaggggtctttaCAGCCCCACCAATGTGTAGATAAAGTATGAGCAGAATGTAGATCGGGATCTACTGAAAGATTGCTGGGTGGTTTGCAGTATATCAGCTAGAGTTTGACTTCCAGTCGTCCAAACATAGCAACAACTAAAAGCAACCTCCCCCCTCCATACTCTAAGTTGGGCTGTTGGAACAAAGCTGGGGGAAACTAGGGTTTTTTGTCCTAGGCTGAGCATGCACCCAGAGGCAACCTTTATTCCTTGCATATAACATCCAATACACTGTGCTGCACCTCTGTTTAGTTGACCTCAGGCTTCTAAAATTAAGCAGATTAAGCAGATCCTACAAGTCTAATGCCTGCCCATCCCTAGTAGATATGATGTATCTCCCTATATGAGCCTTCCCAGGCTTTGAGATCTTGAGGAAGACTTTCTCTTAGTCCCTTCCCAGGCACGTTTGGTGAAAacaagagagggccttctcagtggctgcttccAGATTGTGGAACTCTCTTTCACGGGTGGCTAAGTTGGCAgcctctctgctttcctttcactGGTAGGCAAAGGGTTTTATGTTCAGACAAACCTTTGGCCACTAACTGGCTGTGGTTAGGCAGGGTGGGTGTTGAATAttctttttgtgtttgtgtttgctttAAAATACGGTAGCTATAGTATTTTCAGTGCTATGCTTAATATGActacttgtttttatttattttcttaaaatatttatattgattGTATATTTTTAGCTGTATCTGTTTTCGTTCATGTTGTGAGTCACCTTTGCTCCTATaatgggagaaaggcaggatataaagaaataaaatagatgGTGTTTTGCAGAGCTTTATTAGCAAAGAATAGGTCCCCACTCCACACACACCTCTGTGAAAGGAGCTTGGAAAAGAAAGCAGAGGGTAATCTGTCAGGCTGCTGTAAAATGCACAGGAACCCTGTCGGGGGAAAAGGAGCAGCAATTCTATTtgcctgtggttttttttttaatccaagtaATGGGGATGCAGATGTATAGTGGTTAAATGAAAAATATTTCATGGCATCAGTACAGCTGCCTAAAATCTATTGCATTTTGCATCATCATCCTGTAAACACTGCTTAGTTAACATTGCTTAGTGAAAACTCATAATAAGTACTAAAGACAAAAGTTTGGTTTTTTTTCCTTACAGCATTGGATCAGCCATGGGAGGGAGGATCATGTTAGCACTTCCATCAGGAATCACAAAGCTTAGCCCTCGCTCTTCAATGCAATTTGCAGAACCGGCACCAGGTCTGCACCTGACCCACGCATAGTGGCCGGACTGAACAGGAGCCCCTGGTGAAAAGGTACCTTTGTTAGAATCAGCCCTTAACAATTAAATATCAACAGATAACCCTGCATTAAATACTAATACAGACTCCACACATTTAATGCAATCACTGTACTTTAtggaaaacagaacagaaaattcAATATTCAAGTTCCAAACAGGGTTGTCTTTTGCCAAGGTCTGAAGGTTAGCAACCTACTCTGGATGAGTAGCTTCTCACAAATATCACTTCATGGGAAAACCATCAgtagtttcattttaaaataggCACCTCTGAACATATATGCACagtaacatttaaaaatatgGAGGCTACGAGTGAGGGAGTAACCAAAGCAGAGTTGGTGGCTGATGGAAGACACAGAGAGATCAGCCTTAAAATTCCATAGCCTCTTCCTCAGTATATTCGAATTGGCAGGTACAATCTCATACTTACCAGTTTGAAAATAATCTTAGTAAGCTGGGCCTGAATACAGAATACAGTCAAATCTCGGTTgccgaacataatccattccggaagcccattcggcttccaaaatgttcgacaactgaggcgtggcgtccgattggctgcaagagcctcCTGCGCTCAAGCAGAAGCCGcttcggacattcggcttctgagaaacatttgaaaaccgaagcatttacttctgggttttcggtgttcggaagccaaaatgttccaaaatggaACAACAGGTATATTAATACAAAGGATAGGAAAGTGGTTTGGATAAAGGCAATAAGAATAGATTAAATCCGCATAAAGGCCTGTTTACCACTTGTGATAAATAGTTACTGCAGATGTTTCCTAGATACTTTCTGACTTTAACTCCTTCCTTTTTAGCTTAACCACATTCCAGTGCAGGCCTCCCCCCAACCCAAAGAtcaaagaagcagaaagaagcaTTTCAATTTGCGGAATTAAACTTTCATCCTGTTCTTTAATAGTATTAACTGATTACATAGCAAGCTTCATAGTTGTGTCCATCCTTTGTTGCTTTTTAACTTAAGTTAAAGTTATGGCAGTGTCTTTCCTGTTATACTTGCTTTAAAATTTGCCTAAGTTATTTTCCTAGCCTTCTGAAAAGCACAGACTGGTTTTattaaggaatttttttttgggggggtagctATTGAAAGTTGTTTCCTGTTGACACTTTTGGATTGCTATCTTTAGCCTGTGTATAGTAATTTCAAACAGCATTTTATTTGAGCTATTAAAAAAAAGTGCCATAGGCAGCAGTTTAACAAGGAGATAAACAATCGTGAAAACTGTTTTTCATCAGCCCTTCTTTTGCTCAAACAGCAGCCAGTTTTTAAATCTAGGAGTGTTATAA comes from the Podarcis muralis chromosome 6, rPodMur119.hap1.1, whole genome shotgun sequence genome and includes:
- the SRGN gene encoding serglycin, which gives rise to MQARMQVLVRHNGRIFVALCVILFMGCTVQGAPVQSGHYAWVRCRPGAGSANCIEERGLSFVIPDGSANMILPPMADPMLMKKFQDHPEHFLVSGDEYGSGNEIEEEYGSGIEFDTDDATISDQITPDPNLKFKLKDEALFFQDNRL